In a single window of the Flavobacterium sp. W4I14 genome:
- a CDS encoding cytochrome c (product_source=KO:K08738; cath_funfam=1.10.760.10; cleavage_site_network=SignalP-noTM; cog=COG4654; ko=KO:K08738; pfam=PF00034; superfamily=46626) codes for MKKTFLALGAVVIFMASFSKADLSREKTVVATATLTNHAALQSNPGEKLINKSDCLGCHNKTNKIIGPAYVEIAKKYPATEKNINMLADKIIKGGTGVWGNMPMTAHATLKKDDAKLMVKYILSLKKK; via the coding sequence ATGAAAAAAACATTTTTAGCTTTAGGCGCTGTAGTCATTTTTATGGCGTCGTTTTCAAAAGCTGATTTATCGAGAGAGAAAACTGTGGTTGCGACAGCAACATTAACCAATCATGCTGCTTTGCAGTCAAATCCAGGTGAAAAACTGATCAACAAATCTGATTGCCTTGGTTGCCACAACAAGACCAATAAAATTATTGGCCCTGCATACGTAGAAATTGCAAAAAAATATCCAGCTACCGAGAAAAACATCAACATGTTAGCCGATAAGATTATTAAAGGTGGAACAGGAGTTTGGGGCAATATGCCGATGACTGCTCACGCTACCCTTAAAAAAGACGATGCAAAATTAATGGTAAAGTATATCTTATCCTTAAAGAAAAAATAA
- a CDS encoding putative dehydrogenase (product_source=COG0673; cath_funfam=3.40.50.720; cog=COG0673; pfam=PF01408,PF19051; superfamily=51735; tigrfam=TIGR01409; transmembrane_helix_parts=Inside_1_19,TMhelix_20_42,Outside_43_485), protein MKTEQENKNASNRRDFIKTTAIAAAAFMIVPRHVLGGPGYLAPSDRLLVAGIGVGGKGQSDLSMFYKSGKADIAFLCDVDDRRAANSVKAFPKAKYYKDWREMLDKEHKNFDAVSVSTPDHNHAIQALAAMQLGKHVYVQKPLTHDIYEARILTAAAKKYKVVTQMGNQGASNDGPRQMKEWYEAGLIGDVHTVYAWTDRPVWPQGIPRPTKKAEIPAELDWNLWLGTAPEKDYIDKLVPFNWRGWWDYGTGALGDMGCHLIEAPFSVLNLKYAKEVQASVGSVYVDEFKRGYFPESCPPSSHVTLKFPKTDKTKGDVTLHWMDGGIQPERPEELEANETFGDGGNGTLFIGTKGKMMSETYSANPKLLPLSKNKDIKVAPKYTRVPDGANGHYKQWVEAAIAGYGKQEVSSPFEIAGPLTEALLMANLAIRSFDIQKTVNGKTTYPGRYTKMLWDNDNMKVTNFDEANQFVKREYRKGWNNLTL, encoded by the coding sequence ATGAAAACAGAGCAAGAAAATAAAAACGCGAGTAACCGCCGTGATTTTATTAAGACCACAGCTATTGCCGCTGCTGCGTTTATGATTGTGCCCCGCCATGTTTTAGGTGGCCCCGGTTATCTGGCACCAAGCGATCGTTTATTAGTTGCCGGTATTGGTGTTGGCGGAAAAGGCCAAAGCGATTTAAGCATGTTTTACAAAAGCGGAAAAGCAGATATTGCTTTTTTATGCGATGTAGACGATCGCCGTGCAGCAAATAGTGTTAAAGCTTTTCCTAAAGCAAAATACTATAAAGATTGGCGCGAAATGTTAGATAAGGAACATAAAAATTTCGACGCTGTGTCTGTTTCTACTCCCGATCATAATCATGCTATCCAGGCTTTAGCAGCTATGCAGTTGGGCAAACACGTTTATGTGCAGAAACCTTTAACACATGATATTTATGAGGCGCGGATTCTAACCGCTGCTGCAAAAAAATATAAAGTGGTAACCCAAATGGGAAATCAAGGTGCATCAAACGATGGCCCGCGCCAAATGAAAGAATGGTACGAAGCTGGTTTAATTGGCGATGTACATACAGTTTACGCATGGACTGATAGACCGGTTTGGCCACAAGGCATTCCGCGCCCAACAAAAAAAGCCGAAATCCCTGCCGAATTGGATTGGAATTTATGGCTTGGTACTGCACCCGAAAAAGATTATATTGACAAATTGGTTCCCTTTAACTGGCGTGGCTGGTGGGATTATGGTACTGGCGCCTTGGGCGATATGGGCTGTCACTTAATCGAAGCACCATTTAGCGTATTAAACTTAAAATATGCGAAAGAAGTTCAGGCCAGTGTAGGTTCTGTTTATGTAGATGAATTTAAACGCGGTTATTTCCCTGAAAGCTGCCCTCCATCAAGCCATGTTACCTTGAAATTCCCGAAAACAGATAAAACAAAAGGCGATGTTACCTTACACTGGATGGATGGTGGTATCCAACCAGAACGTCCGGAAGAATTAGAAGCAAACGAAACCTTTGGTGATGGTGGTAATGGGACCCTGTTTATTGGAACTAAAGGCAAAATGATGTCTGAAACGTATAGTGCAAACCCAAAACTATTGCCTTTAAGTAAAAACAAAGACATTAAGGTAGCACCAAAATACACCCGTGTACCAGATGGCGCAAACGGGCACTATAAACAATGGGTTGAAGCCGCAATTGCGGGTTATGGTAAGCAAGAAGTAAGTTCGCCTTTCGAAATTGCCGGCCCATTAACAGAAGCTTTACTGATGGCAAATCTGGCAATCAGAAGTTTCGATATCCAAAAAACGGTAAACGGTAAAACTACTTATCCAGGCAGGTACACTAAAATGCTTTGGGATAACGACAATATGAAAGTTACCAATTTTGACGAAGCCAACCAATTTGTAAAACGCGAATACCGCAAAGGCTGGAACAATTTAACTCTTTAA